One segment of Methylotenera versatilis 79 DNA contains the following:
- a CDS encoding retropepsin-like aspartic protease family protein, translated as MKALLVLTPAIFFISAFCTSVFANTQVNVVGLFSNKAVVTINGGTPQSLSAGQTKSGVKLISADSESATFMIEGKRQVLKMGQAASVAASGGSEVNSPVSLYADSNGHFYGNLNINGASLKYVVDTGATSVAMNSGDAKFAKIDYEKGEKVMLSTANGEVGAYLVKLNTLKIGTIVLNNVDAVIHEGGSPPYVLLGMSALNRVEMKRDNSIMTLTKKY; from the coding sequence ATGAAAGCGTTACTAGTTTTAACTCCAGCTATCTTTTTTATAAGCGCCTTCTGTACAAGTGTATTCGCCAATACACAAGTCAACGTAGTTGGTCTGTTCAGCAATAAAGCTGTTGTGACGATAAACGGCGGAACGCCACAAAGCTTAAGCGCAGGCCAAACTAAAAGTGGAGTTAAGTTGATTTCTGCAGACAGCGAATCAGCTACTTTTATGATTGAAGGCAAACGCCAAGTGCTTAAAATGGGTCAAGCGGCATCTGTTGCCGCAAGTGGCGGATCAGAAGTCAATTCGCCAGTGAGTTTGTATGCCGATAGTAACGGGCATTTTTATGGCAATTTGAATATTAACGGCGCATCGCTTAAGTATGTGGTCGATACGGGTGCAACTTCTGTTGCCATGAATAGTGGCGATGCGAAATTCGCTAAAATCGATTACGAAAAAGGTGAGAAAGTCATGCTTTCTACTGCCAATGGCGAGGTAGGCGCATATTTGGTTAAATTGAATACCTTAAAAATTGGCACAATTGTGTTAAATAATGTCGATGCAGTCATACATGAAGGCGGTTCGCCACCTTATGTTTTATTGGGAATGTCCGCGTTGAATCGCGTGGAAATGAAACGTGATAATTCGATTATGACTTTAACTAAAAAATATTAA
- the aroC gene encoding chorismate synthase, translated as MSGNTFGTLFTLTSFGESHGAAIGGVVDGCPPGLSLCAEDLQLDLDRRKPGTSRHVTQRQEADAVEILSGVFEGKTTGAPIGLLIRNTDQRSQDYSKIMDTFRPGHADYTYSQKYGVRDYRGGGRSSARETAVRVAAGAIAKKWLSERFGVTVRGYMSQMGEIDIPFESWDGVNDNPFFSPNQNILPTLEAYLDKIRAERDSVGARITVVAEGVPVGWGEPVFDRLDADIAHAMMSINAVKGIEIGAGFESISQRGSVHSDEMTPQGFVTNHAGGVLGGISTGQEIRVSIALKPTSSIPQERRSIDKNGNAVTMQTTGRHDPCVGVRATPIAEAMLALVLMDHALRHRAQNADVVSSVPKI; from the coding sequence CATTTGGCACTCTTTTTACCTTAACTAGCTTTGGCGAATCGCATGGCGCGGCGATTGGCGGCGTGGTCGATGGCTGTCCGCCCGGCTTAAGTTTGTGCGCAGAAGATTTACAATTAGATTTGGACCGTCGCAAGCCGGGTACTTCGCGTCACGTGACGCAACGCCAAGAAGCCGATGCAGTAGAAATATTATCTGGTGTATTTGAAGGTAAAACTACTGGCGCGCCAATTGGTTTATTGATTCGCAATACCGATCAGCGCAGTCAAGATTACAGCAAAATCATGGATACTTTCCGTCCAGGGCATGCCGATTATACCTACAGCCAAAAATACGGCGTACGCGATTATCGTGGTGGTGGACGTAGCAGCGCACGTGAAACTGCTGTGCGCGTGGCGGCTGGCGCGATTGCAAAAAAATGGTTATCCGAACGTTTTGGTGTAACGGTGCGCGGCTATATGAGTCAAATGGGCGAAATCGATATTCCATTTGAAAGTTGGGATGGCGTGAATGACAATCCATTCTTTTCGCCTAACCAGAATATTTTGCCTACTTTAGAAGCCTATTTAGACAAAATTCGCGCAGAACGCGATTCAGTCGGCGCGCGCATTACAGTAGTCGCAGAAGGTGTGCCAGTCGGATGGGGCGAGCCGGTATTTGACCGATTAGATGCGGATATCGCACACGCGATGATGAGTATTAACGCGGTAAAAGGCATCGAAATTGGCGCGGGTTTTGAATCAATCAGCCAGCGCGGCAGCGTGCACAGCGATGAAATGACGCCGCAAGGTTTTGTGACCAATCATGCCGGTGGAGTTTTAGGCGGTATTTCGACAGGCCAAGAGATTCGCGTCAGCATTGCGCTAAAACCGACTTCCAGCATTCCACAAGAGCGTCGTTCTATTGATAAAAATGGCAATGCAGTCACTATGCAAACCACAGGTCGCCATGATCCATGCGTGGGCGTACGCGCGACACCGATTGCCGAAGCAATGCTGGCGCTTGTTTTGATGGATCATGCGCTGCGTCATCGCGCACAAAATGCGGATGTGGTTTCATCTGTGCCCAAAATTTAG
- a CDS encoding MFS transporter has protein sequence MSRALHVNLSRFYFIYYFFVGAFVPYWGLYLQSEQFSAADIGILMSLFQISRIFAPNFWGWLADHTGKRVTWIKLTAFLGLCGFVAVFWAHSFFWLFFVMASLSLFTSSTLPLSESLTLAHLATTNGHYSRIRMWGSLGFIVAAVILGFLIDTYGIKSLLWFLLSVQITLFLLTFRLPEAIIKPHAHDNFSIWQIIKQPPVIALLVGCSMMVTAHGVLYNFYSIYLAEHGYSKGMIGLLWAVGVVFEIMIFMLMPKLMQRFSLKNILLTSLVLAVIRFSLIGVAVDNLALLLIAQSLHAATFGSFHAASVEVITQFFNGRHQAKGQALYNSVAYGVGGTIGGLAGGYALQFLGGENTFLLAAMFPLAGFIVIALGLKLAQTHARAGMFG, from the coding sequence TTGAGCCGCGCATTACACGTTAATCTTTCCCGTTTCTACTTCATTTACTATTTCTTCGTGGGCGCATTTGTGCCTTATTGGGGCTTGTATTTGCAGTCAGAACAATTCTCAGCGGCTGATATTGGCATCCTAATGTCACTGTTTCAAATCAGTCGTATCTTTGCTCCTAATTTTTGGGGGTGGCTGGCAGACCACACCGGCAAACGCGTGACCTGGATAAAGCTCACTGCATTTTTAGGCTTATGCGGTTTCGTAGCAGTATTTTGGGCGCATAGTTTTTTCTGGTTATTTTTCGTGATGGCATCGCTGAGTTTGTTTACCAGCTCCACTTTGCCGCTTTCTGAGTCGTTAACTTTAGCGCATTTGGCGACCACAAATGGACATTACAGTCGCATTCGCATGTGGGGTTCGCTGGGTTTTATTGTCGCGGCGGTGATATTGGGATTTTTAATTGACACTTACGGCATTAAAAGTTTGTTGTGGTTTTTGTTAAGCGTGCAAATCACTTTATTTTTGCTCACATTTAGATTGCCCGAAGCGATTATCAAACCGCATGCGCACGATAACTTTTCTATCTGGCAGATTATCAAACAACCGCCTGTGATCGCTTTATTGGTCGGTTGCTCCATGATGGTGACTGCGCACGGTGTTCTGTACAATTTTTATTCTATTTACTTGGCAGAACATGGTTATAGCAAAGGCATGATTGGGTTGCTGTGGGCAGTGGGCGTGGTGTTTGAGATTATGATTTTTATGCTGATGCCGAAATTAATGCAGCGTTTTAGCTTAAAAAACATTCTGCTCACCAGCCTTGTGTTGGCAGTAATCCGATTCAGCCTGATAGGCGTTGCTGTAGATAACTTGGCATTACTATTGATTGCACAAAGCTTGCATGCGGCCACTTTCGGTAGCTTTCATGCGGCATCGGTCGAGGTGATTACCCAGTTTTTTAATGGGCGACATCAAGCAAAAGGCCAAGCACTTTATAACAGCGTCGCCTATGGTGTGGGCGGCACGATTGGCGGACTTGCTGGCGGTTATGCACTGCAATTTCTGGGCGGTGAGAATACGTTCTTATTAGCGGCGATGTTTCCGCTGGCGGGCTTTATCGTGATAGCATTGGGATTGAAACTAGCGCAAACGCATGCACGTGCGGGCATGTTTGGATAG